One genomic window of Medicago truncatula cultivar Jemalong A17 chromosome 1, MtrunA17r5.0-ANR, whole genome shotgun sequence includes the following:
- the LOC25482040 gene encoding ruBisCO large subunit-binding protein subunit beta, chloroplastic encodes MASLNLSSCNLSSSASISSFPSSSRRKTTSNVALTRKSRNPKVSAMAKELHFNKDGSAIKKLQNGVNKLADLVGVTLGPKGRNVVLESKYGSPKIVNDGVTVAKEVELEDPVENIGAKLVRQAAAKTNDLAGDGTTTSVVLAQGLIAEGVKVVAAGANPVLITRGIEKTAKALVAELKLMSKEVEDSELADVAAVSAGNNHEVGNMIAEALSKVGRKGVVTLEEGRSAENNLYVVEGMQFDRGYISPYFVTDSEKMTVEFENCKLLLVDKKISNARDLINILEDAIRNGFPILIIAEDIEQEALATLVVNKLRGSLKIAALKAPGFGERKSQYLDDIAILTGGTVIREEVGLSLDKAGNEVLGTAAKVVLTKDTTTIVGDGSTQEAVTKRVSQIKNQIEAAEQDYEKEKLNERIAKLSGGVAVIQVGAQTETELKEKKLRVEDALNATKAAVEEGIVVGGGCTLLRLASKVDAIKATLANDEEKVGADIVKRALSYPLKLIAKNAGVNGSVVSEKVLSNDDTRYGYNAATGKYEDLMSAGIIDPTKVVRCCLEHAASVAKTFLMSDCVVVEIKEPEVAPVGNPMDNSGFGM; translated from the exons ATGGCGTCATTAAATCTATCCTCATGCAACCTCTCTTCCTCCGCTTCCATTTCTTCATTCCCATCTTCTTCCCGCAGAAAAACTACCAGCAATGTCGCTCTAACCAGGAAGAGTCGGAACCCTAAAGTCTCAGCCATGGCCAAGGAGTTGCATTTCAACAAAGATGGTTCCGCTATCAAGAAACTCCAG AATGGTGTGAACAAGCTTGCGGATTTGGTTGGTGTTACTCTTGGTCCTAAAGGAAGGAATGTTGTTCTTGAGAGCAAGTATGGTTCTCCTAAGATTGTTAATGATGGTGTCACTGTTGCCAAAGAG GTGGAGTTGGAGGATCCGGTTGAGAATATTGGTGCTAAATTGGTTAGACAGGCGGCCGCCAAGACAAATGATTTGGCTGGTGATGGAACTACCACCTCTGTTGTTTTGGCTCAGGGTCTTATTGCAGAAGGTGTTAAG gttGTTGCAGCTGGTGCAAACCCTGTGCTTATCACACGTGGCATTGAGAAGACAGCGAAAGCTCTTGTCGCTGAACTTAAACTAATGTCAAAAGAG GTTGAGGATAGTGAATTGGCTGATGTGGCAGCAGTTAGTGCAGGGAACAATCACGAGGTAGGAAATATGATAGCTGAGGCGTTGAGTAAGGTTGGTAGAAAGGGTGTCGTGACACTTGAGGAGGGAAGGAGTGCTGAAAACAATCTGTATGTTGTTGAGGGCATGCAATTTGATCGAGGATATATTTCACCCTACTTTGTTACTGACAGTGAGAAAATGACTGTTGAATTTGAGAACTGCAAG TTGCTTTTAGTAGACAAAAAGATATCCAATGCAAGGGATCTTATTAACATACTAGAGGACGCAATTAGAAACGGATTCCCTATTTTGATCATTGCAGAGGATATTGAACAAGAAGCTTTGGCAACTCTTGTTGTGAACAAACTTAGAGGATCACTGAAGATTGCAGCACTTAAGGCTCCTGGATTTGGAGAACGCAAGAGCCAATACCTTGATGATATTGCCATCTTGACAGGAG GTACTGTTATCAGAGAGGAGGTTGGCCTTAGCTTAGACAAAGCTGGGAATGAGGTTCTAGGCACTGCGGCCAAGGTGGTGCTCACCAAAGATACAACCACAATAGTTGGTGATGGAAGTACCCAAGAAGCAGTTACCAAGCGAGTTTCACAAATTAAGAACCAAATAGAG GCTGCAGAACAAGATTATGAAAAGGAGAAGCTGAACGAGAGGATTGCAAAACTGTCTGGTGGTGTGGCTGTAATTCAG GTTGGTGCACAAACTGAGACAGAACTCAAGGAAAAGAAATTGAGAGTTGAAGACGCTCTTAACGCTACAAAG GCCGCTGTTGAAGAGGGTATTGTAGTTGGGGGTGGTTGCACTTTGCTCAGACTTGCATCAAAGGTGGATGCAATCAAAGCTACCCTTGCAAATGATGAAGAAAAA GTTGGAGCAGACATTGTTAAAAGAGCCCTTAGTTACCCTCTGAAATTAATAGCAAAAAATGCTGGTGTAAATGGCAGTGTTGTTAGTGAGAAG GTTCTATCCAACGACGATACGAGATATGGATATAATGCTGCCACGGGCAAATATGAAGATTTGATGTCTGCCGGAATCATTGATCCAACAAAG GTGGTCAGATGTTGCCTGGAACATGCAGCCTCTGTTGCGAAAACATTCTTAATGTCAGACTGTGTTGTTGTTGAGATAAAGGAACCTGAGGTTGCACCTGTTGGCAACCCTATGGACAATTCAG GATTCGGTATGTAG